The following proteins come from a genomic window of Chloroflexi bacterium ADurb.Bin180:
- a CDS encoding Sulfate transporter family protein gives MSSAAEQVKPEVKHWPDFEFSLRELSGALGDFGTLFPLAIGFIAINGLNPAGLFVMLGLTNIALGLIYRLPMPLQPKKVIAAVAIAQKWPPGMIYASGFGLGLTWLFLVFTGLLRKLLQITPGFVVRGIQLALGVSLAWQAVKMMAPAPWLGLLSLAVVVLLRENRKAPAALVLMGLGVVIVGLQGKLPQVVDIRLTLPPLTVPVWSDLWRSMVLAGFAQIPLSITNAVIATAALIAEYFPDRAVSERRLMLNMGVMNIAASFFGGMPMCHGAGGLAGQYYFGARTGGAPVLEGLVEVAIGLFLSQSIANIMTAFPMALVGGMMVLVSWELAKGAVKLRGWKLVLALVTGAVSVGVNMAVGFVVGLVLSKLVEVLDARHRLPCLCGKPRRPDGGEASTEAASGH, from the coding sequence GTGAGTTCAGCAGCGGAGCAGGTCAAGCCAGAGGTCAAGCACTGGCCGGATTTCGAGTTCAGTCTGCGCGAGTTGTCCGGTGCGCTGGGCGATTTCGGGACGTTGTTTCCCCTGGCCATCGGCTTTATTGCCATCAACGGTCTCAATCCGGCGGGCCTGTTCGTGATGCTCGGGTTGACCAACATCGCCCTGGGGCTGATCTACCGGCTGCCGATGCCGCTGCAGCCCAAGAAGGTGATTGCCGCGGTGGCCATTGCGCAGAAATGGCCGCCGGGAATGATCTATGCCTCGGGATTCGGCCTGGGGCTCACCTGGCTGTTTCTGGTGTTCACCGGGCTGCTGCGCAAGCTGCTGCAGATCACGCCGGGGTTTGTGGTGCGGGGCATTCAACTGGCGCTGGGGGTCTCGCTGGCCTGGCAGGCGGTCAAGATGATGGCTCCGGCGCCCTGGCTGGGCCTGCTGTCGCTGGCGGTGGTGGTGCTGCTGCGCGAGAACCGCAAGGCGCCGGCGGCGCTGGTGTTGATGGGGCTGGGCGTGGTCATCGTGGGGCTGCAGGGCAAGCTGCCGCAGGTGGTGGACATTCGTCTCACTCTGCCGCCGCTGACGGTGCCCGTGTGGTCGGATCTGTGGCGGTCGATGGTGCTGGCCGGGTTCGCGCAAATCCCGCTGTCCATCACCAACGCAGTCATTGCCACGGCCGCGCTGATCGCCGAGTACTTCCCGGATAGGGCAGTGAGCGAACGCAGGCTGATGCTGAACATGGGCGTGATGAACATCGCTGCGTCCTTCTTTGGCGGGATGCCGATGTGCCACGGCGCTGGCGGTCTGGCCGGGCAGTACTACTTTGGGGCGCGGACGGGCGGGGCGCCGGTGCTGGAGGGGCTGGTGGAGGTGGCCATCGGGTTGTTCCTCAGCCAGTCCATCGCCAACATCATGACCGCCTTTCCGATGGCGCTGGTGGGCGGGATGATGGTGCTGGTGTCCTGGGAGCTGGCCAAGGGTGCGGTCAAGCTGCGCGGCTGGAAGCTGGTGCTGGCGCTGGTCACTGGGGCCGTTTCGGTCGGGGTGAATATGGCCGTGGGCTTTGTGGTGGGACTGGTGCTGAGCAAGCTGGTCGAGGTGCTGGACGCGCGGCATCGTCTGCCGTGCCTATGCGGCAAGCCGCGCCGACCAGACGGCGGCGAGGCCTCTACCGAGGCGGCGAGCGGCCACTAG
- the ychF_2 gene encoding Ribosome-binding ATPase YchF, giving the protein MQIGIIGLPGSTKTTIFGALTHRDVVTRPFSSGKFETQTAVVEVPDPRVDRLSALFQPRKTTRAQVQYNDIAGLDAGVNRAGGFSPALLNAIAVNDALLHVVRAFEDEAVPHIRGSVNPQRDLRDLDSELLLADLAVVEHRIERIARDASRPGTLGDAARAEMELLSPLKAALEAETPLRDLDLPPADLLRLRGFGFLSLKPVLVVLNVGDQGTLDPATILTYPHRHSALIALRGGLEREIAQMDEASAELFLSEYGIAEPSLRRLIRLSYDLLGVQSFFTVGPDEVRAWTMARGGTAVDAAGTIHTDLARGFIRAEVIGYDDLVDAGSLAEAKNRGLLRLEGRDYVVKDGDVLEIRFNV; this is encoded by the coding sequence ATGCAAATCGGTATCATCGGCCTGCCCGGCAGTACCAAAACGACCATCTTTGGCGCCCTGACCCACCGCGATGTGGTCACCCGCCCCTTCTCGAGCGGCAAGTTCGAGACCCAGACCGCGGTGGTCGAAGTGCCGGACCCGCGCGTCGACCGCCTGTCCGCTCTCTTTCAGCCGCGCAAGACCACCCGCGCCCAGGTGCAGTACAACGACATCGCCGGCCTCGATGCCGGCGTGAACCGTGCCGGCGGCTTCAGCCCGGCCCTGCTCAACGCCATCGCCGTGAACGACGCGCTGCTGCACGTGGTGCGCGCCTTTGAGGACGAGGCCGTGCCGCACATCCGCGGCAGCGTCAACCCGCAACGCGACCTGCGCGACCTCGACAGCGAGCTGCTCCTGGCCGACCTCGCGGTGGTCGAGCACCGCATCGAGCGTATCGCCCGCGACGCCTCCCGCCCCGGTACCCTCGGCGACGCCGCCCGCGCCGAGATGGAGCTCCTGTCGCCGCTCAAGGCCGCTCTCGAGGCCGAGACGCCCCTGCGCGACCTCGACCTCCCACCAGCCGACCTGCTGCGCCTGCGGGGTTTTGGCTTTCTGTCGCTCAAACCGGTGCTGGTAGTGCTCAACGTGGGCGACCAGGGAACGCTCGATCCCGCCACGATTCTTACATATCCCCACCGCCACTCGGCACTCATCGCCCTGCGCGGCGGCCTGGAGCGCGAGATCGCTCAGATGGACGAGGCCTCGGCCGAGCTCTTCCTGTCCGAGTACGGCATCGCCGAGCCCAGCCTGCGCCGCCTGATCCGCCTCTCCTATGACCTGCTCGGCGTCCAGTCCTTCTTTACCGTGGGTCCCGATGAGGTCCGCGCCTGGACCATGGCCCGCGGCGGCACAGCAGTGGACGCGGCCGGCACCATCCACACCGACCTGGCCCGCGGATTCATCCGCGCCGAGGTCATCGGTTATGACGACCTGGTCGACGCCGGGTCCCTCGCCGAAGCGAAAAATCGCGGCCTCCTTCGACTCGAAGGCCGCGATTATGTCGTCAAGGACGGCGACGTCCTGGAGATCCGTTTCAACGTCTAG
- the melB gene encoding Melibiose carrier protein has protein sequence MSSASPAPVRLSVVYKVLWGVAALGTTLISGTFAALLPIFYQDYLGLSARWIGLASAIYAVWNALNDPLFGYITDSTRSKHGRRIPYMRYTAPFLALTFILVWLAPAGAGETTLFVWMLVTMLLYDTCYTIIGLVYSALGAEVTESDAERNDLQISGALFGLVGMILGFVIPDLFRPKAGTSPSFLPLQVAMVVVGVVSALLIILTTLKVRERPEFTQVDQPIPLGPALRFTFTSRSFLVLVAQNWMTVLMQSLVVGMLFYLADYVLQMNTLVVLACVFLPLIVGVPVTAWFRRRLGVAGAQQVLLLIAGIGLVAMPFVPGAFVLPCLMLAGFGLSGPQTLTNVLFAQVADEDEVRSGVRREGAFFGINALLTKPAQSIALALIPFVLESTAFVTREANRGEILLQQPASALFGIKVLAGLIPGVAMLAGALLLRWYPLQGRYLEQVQARVLGLHADKHERLVQGG, from the coding sequence ATGAGCAGCGCATCGCCGGCACCGGTTCGGCTTTCGGTTGTGTACAAGGTCCTCTGGGGTGTGGCGGCGCTGGGGACCACCCTCATTTCGGGCACGTTCGCGGCGCTGCTGCCGATCTTTTACCAGGACTATCTCGGCCTGTCCGCGCGGTGGATTGGCCTGGCCTCGGCCATCTATGCCGTCTGGAACGCTTTGAACGATCCCCTGTTTGGCTACATCACCGACAGCACGCGCTCCAAACACGGCCGGCGCATCCCGTATATGCGCTACACCGCGCCCTTCCTGGCTCTGACCTTTATCTTGGTGTGGCTCGCTCCGGCCGGCGCGGGAGAGACGACGCTGTTTGTGTGGATGCTGGTGACGATGCTGCTGTACGACACCTGCTACACCATCATCGGGCTGGTCTACTCCGCGCTGGGCGCCGAAGTGACCGAGTCGGACGCCGAGCGCAACGACCTGCAGATCTCGGGCGCCCTGTTCGGGCTGGTGGGGATGATCCTGGGCTTTGTGATCCCCGACCTGTTCCGGCCCAAGGCCGGCACGTCGCCGTCGTTCCTGCCGCTGCAGGTCGCGATGGTGGTGGTGGGAGTGGTGAGCGCGCTGTTGATCATCCTGACCACGCTCAAGGTGAGGGAACGTCCCGAGTTCACCCAGGTGGACCAGCCCATCCCGCTGGGCCCGGCGCTGCGCTTTACGTTCACCAGCCGCTCCTTCCTGGTGCTGGTGGCGCAGAACTGGATGACGGTGTTGATGCAGTCGCTGGTGGTGGGGATGCTCTTTTATCTGGCCGACTATGTGCTGCAGATGAACACGCTGGTGGTGCTGGCCTGCGTTTTTCTGCCGCTGATTGTTGGCGTGCCGGTGACGGCCTGGTTCCGCCGACGGCTGGGAGTGGCCGGGGCCCAGCAGGTGCTGCTGCTCATTGCCGGGATCGGGCTGGTGGCCATGCCTTTTGTACCTGGCGCGTTCGTTCTGCCCTGCCTGATGCTGGCCGGCTTTGGTCTTTCCGGGCCGCAGACGCTGACCAATGTGCTGTTCGCCCAGGTGGCAGACGAAGATGAGGTACGCTCGGGCGTGCGGCGCGAGGGGGCGTTTTTTGGTATCAACGCATTGCTCACCAAGCCGGCGCAGTCGATTGCCCTGGCGTTGATCCCGTTTGTGCTGGAGAGCACGGCCTTTGTCACGCGCGAGGCCAACCGGGGGGAGATCCTGCTTCAACAGCCGGCCAGTGCTCTGTTTGGCATCAAGGTCCTGGCCGGGCTGATCCCGGGGGTGGCCATGCTCGCGGGAGCGCTGCTGCTGCGCTGGTACCCTCTGCAGGGCCGGTATCTGGAGCAGGTGCAGGCGAGGGTGCTGGGACTGCACGCCGACAAGCACGAGCGCCTGGTGCAGGGCGGCTAG
- a CDS encoding putative ABC transporter ATP-binding protein: protein MIRALWPYLGRYKRLMALQPLVVLVDVVLELLMPVLMSRIVDQGVANRDVGYIARIGAGMVGLALTAMALGILAMWLANVISAGFGAQLRDALFAKVQAFSFTNIDRFSTASLITRVTNDVNNLQITLMMSLRVLLRAPMVLATAFFLAWSIHSELAMVMAAATPVLVVGVGLILVTAIRRFSLVQERIDEMNSVLQENLIGQRVVKAFVRADFETSKFQRSNDNLTRAFVSAVSVIILNMPLMMLVMNLATLAVLWLGGELVHAGDLGTGQLIGFLAYVFLMLNSIMMISMVFAMSARAQASGKRVLEVLQTEPDIADRPEVAALAQSANPHAAPQVTRGKIEFRGVDFQYRRGGTGEMVLSNISFTAEAGQTVALVGGTGSGKTTLVSLIPRLYDVSGGAVLVDGVDVRDYTVEALRGAIGVVLQRNTLFSGTIRENLLWGRADATQQEIEAAARDAQAHDFILSFPQGYDTMLGQGGVNLSGGQKQRLCIARALLKRPRILILDDSTSAVDTATEARIREAFRRNRADTTVLIIAQRISSVRDADQIIVLDDGRVIGMGTHQELLATNPVYQEINQSQQEGVLAE from the coding sequence TTGATTCGTGCACTCTGGCCGTACCTCGGCCGCTACAAGCGCCTGATGGCGTTGCAGCCGCTGGTGGTGCTGGTCGACGTGGTGTTGGAACTGCTCATGCCGGTGTTGATGTCGCGCATCGTGGACCAGGGCGTGGCCAACCGCGACGTGGGCTACATTGCGCGCATCGGGGCGGGCATGGTGGGCCTGGCGCTGACGGCGATGGCGCTGGGCATCCTGGCGATGTGGCTGGCCAACGTCATCAGCGCGGGGTTTGGCGCGCAGCTCCGCGACGCCCTCTTTGCCAAGGTCCAGGCCTTTTCCTTCACCAACATCGACCGCTTTTCCACTGCTTCGCTCATCACGCGGGTAACCAACGACGTCAACAACCTGCAGATCACGCTCATGATGTCGTTGCGCGTTCTGCTGCGCGCGCCGATGGTGCTGGCCACGGCGTTCTTCCTCGCCTGGAGCATCCACTCCGAGCTGGCCATGGTGATGGCGGCGGCCACGCCGGTACTGGTGGTGGGGGTGGGGCTGATCCTGGTCACCGCCATCAGGCGCTTTTCGCTGGTGCAGGAGCGCATCGACGAGATGAACAGCGTGCTGCAGGAGAACCTCATCGGCCAGCGCGTGGTCAAGGCCTTTGTGCGGGCCGATTTCGAGACGTCCAAGTTCCAGCGCTCGAACGACAACCTGACGCGGGCCTTTGTCAGCGCCGTGAGCGTGATCATCCTCAACATGCCGCTGATGATGCTGGTGATGAACCTGGCCACGCTGGCGGTGTTGTGGCTGGGCGGGGAGCTGGTGCATGCGGGCGATCTGGGCACGGGGCAGTTGATCGGTTTTCTGGCTTATGTGTTCCTGATGCTGAACAGCATCATGATGATCTCGATGGTCTTTGCGATGTCGGCGCGAGCGCAGGCCAGCGGCAAGAGGGTGCTGGAGGTGCTGCAGACCGAGCCGGACATCGCGGACCGGCCGGAGGTGGCGGCCCTGGCGCAGAGCGCGAACCCCCATGCCGCGCCGCAGGTGACGCGCGGCAAGATCGAGTTCCGCGGGGTGGACTTTCAGTATCGCCGCGGCGGCACGGGCGAGATGGTGCTCTCCAACATCAGTTTCACCGCCGAAGCGGGGCAGACGGTGGCCCTGGTCGGGGGGACTGGCTCGGGCAAAACCACCCTGGTCAGCCTGATCCCGCGGCTGTACGACGTGTCGGGCGGGGCGGTGCTGGTCGACGGGGTGGACGTGCGGGACTATACGGTGGAGGCGCTGCGCGGCGCCATCGGCGTGGTGCTGCAGCGGAACACGCTCTTTTCCGGGACCATCCGCGAGAATCTGCTGTGGGGCCGCGCCGATGCCACGCAGCAGGAGATCGAGGCGGCCGCCAGGGACGCGCAGGCGCACGACTTTATTCTGTCTTTTCCCCAGGGCTATGACACGATGCTCGGGCAGGGCGGGGTGAACCTGTCGGGCGGACAGAAGCAGCGGCTGTGCATCGCGCGGGCGCTGCTGAAAAGGCCCCGGATCCTCATCCTGGACGACTCGACGAGCGCGGTAGACACGGCGACCGAGGCGCGCATCCGCGAGGCCTTTCGCCGCAACAGGGCCGATACCACGGTGCTGATCATTGCGCAGCGCATCAGCTCGGTGCGCGACGCGGACCAGATCATCGTCCTTGACGATGGCCGCGTGATCGGCATGGGCACGCACCAGGAGCTGCTGGCCACGAACCCGGTGTATCAGGAGATCAACCAGTCCCAGCAGGAAGGGGTGCTGGCCGAATGA
- a CDS encoding hypothetical protein (Phd_YefM), whose amino-acid sequence MSKTITTSALREQIRTVLDEVAFGGNHYVIERNGQPVAALICLDDLRLLESTRRLLAKRSLQDTLAGIRSRGASLSESELDTLIEEARTEYLRIHGDLSNAH is encoded by the coding sequence ATGAGCAAGACCATCACGACGTCGGCTCTGCGTGAGCAGATCCGCACAGTCCTTGACGAGGTTGCTTTCGGTGGAAACCACTACGTGATCGAACGCAACGGCCAGCCCGTCGCTGCCCTCATTTGCCTCGATGACCTTCGCCTCCTCGAATCCACCCGGCGCCTGCTGGCCAAGCGCTCTCTGCAGGACACCCTGGCCGGTATCCGCAGCCGCGGCGCGTCGCTCTCCGAATCTGAACTCGACACCCTCATCGAAGAAGCCCGCACCGAGTACCTGCGGATCCATGGAGACCTGTCCAATGCCCATTAG
- a CDS encoding putative ABC transporter ATP-binding protein: MSERPTIRKIERPMRGPPGTGAYEKPKDPGRVLGRLLGYLQRKKWALLTVIALVLVSTTTNLTGNYMLKPLINDYILPGDFRGLAQRLVILLGIYLVGVAASYGQSRLMVYVAQSTSNTLRRDLFVRLQSLPLTYFDAHPHGELMSRFTNDIDNVQLAFEQSLVQLVSGSLNLVGAVLLMGLLSPLLLLVTLTMLTLMSLLLSKLTGLSRRYFEQQQKHLGDLNGYIEELVEGLKVVKVFGHEPAAIVEFQKRNEQYRQAALKANFYAGVSFPVVGNMSHMSYAATAVAGGLLVLAGRFDVGSLAAYLQYTRQVGMPVQFITQQMNMLLAALAGAERVFEVMDQEPEVDAGEVDLVGVQRRDDGSIEVMTDGEHPTHWAWRCPQPDGTVQYTELKGDLRFHDVTFGYAAGTPVLKDISLYAKPGQKIAFVGSTGAGKTTVTNLINRFYEVDQGQITFDGIDIRRIHKDSLRESIGMVLQDTHLFTGTVMENIRYGRLDATDQECITAAHQANAHSFIKRLPEGFETEITADGANLSQGQRQLLAIARAAAADPPVLVLDEATSSIDTRTERLIEKGLDALMADRTVFVIAHRLSTVRNADAIIVIENGEIIERGSHEDLLAQKGRYYRLYTGQYELE, translated from the coding sequence ATGAGTGAGCGACCGACCATCCGCAAGATCGAACGGCCGATGCGCGGGCCGCCGGGCACAGGGGCCTATGAAAAGCCCAAGGATCCCGGGCGGGTACTGGGCCGGTTGCTGGGTTACTTGCAGCGCAAAAAGTGGGCGCTGTTGACGGTGATTGCACTGGTGCTGGTGAGCACGACGACGAATCTGACCGGCAACTATATGCTCAAGCCGCTGATCAACGACTATATCCTGCCGGGCGACTTTCGGGGACTGGCACAGCGGCTGGTGATCCTGCTCGGCATCTACCTGGTGGGTGTGGCGGCGTCCTATGGCCAGAGCCGCCTGATGGTCTATGTGGCGCAGAGCACGTCGAACACGCTGCGGCGGGACCTGTTTGTCAGGCTGCAGAGCCTGCCGTTGACCTACTTTGATGCGCATCCCCACGGCGAGCTGATGAGCCGCTTCACCAACGATATCGACAACGTGCAACTGGCCTTTGAGCAGAGCTTGGTGCAGCTCGTGTCTGGCAGCCTCAACCTGGTCGGGGCCGTGCTGCTGATGGGGCTGCTCAGCCCGCTGCTCCTGCTGGTGACGCTGACCATGCTCACGCTGATGTCGTTGCTGCTGAGCAAGCTCACCGGGCTCAGCCGCAGGTACTTTGAGCAGCAGCAGAAGCACCTCGGGGACCTCAACGGCTACATCGAAGAGCTGGTCGAAGGGCTCAAGGTGGTCAAGGTATTTGGCCACGAGCCGGCAGCCATTGTCGAGTTTCAGAAACGCAACGAGCAGTACCGTCAGGCGGCGCTCAAGGCCAATTTCTACGCTGGGGTGTCCTTCCCGGTGGTGGGCAATATGAGCCATATGTCCTACGCCGCGACGGCGGTGGCCGGAGGGCTGCTCGTGCTGGCTGGCCGGTTCGACGTCGGCTCGCTGGCGGCATACCTGCAGTACACGAGGCAGGTGGGCATGCCGGTGCAGTTCATCACCCAGCAGATGAATATGTTGCTGGCGGCGCTGGCCGGCGCGGAGCGCGTGTTTGAGGTGATGGACCAGGAGCCAGAAGTGGACGCGGGTGAGGTCGACCTGGTGGGGGTGCAGCGGCGCGATGACGGCTCCATCGAGGTCATGACCGATGGCGAGCATCCGACCCACTGGGCGTGGCGCTGCCCGCAGCCTGACGGCACGGTGCAGTACACCGAGCTCAAGGGCGACCTGCGCTTTCACGACGTGACCTTTGGCTATGCGGCCGGAACGCCGGTGCTGAAGGACATCTCGCTCTATGCCAAGCCGGGGCAAAAGATCGCTTTTGTGGGCTCGACCGGCGCCGGCAAGACCACGGTGACCAACCTGATCAATCGTTTCTACGAGGTCGATCAGGGGCAGATCACGTTTGACGGCATCGACATCCGGCGCATCCACAAGGACAGCCTGCGCGAGTCGATCGGTATGGTGCTGCAGGACACGCACCTGTTCACGGGCACGGTGATGGAGAACATCCGCTACGGGCGGCTCGACGCCACGGACCAGGAGTGCATCACCGCGGCGCACCAGGCCAATGCCCACTCGTTCATCAAACGTCTGCCGGAGGGGTTCGAGACAGAGATCACTGCTGACGGGGCCAACCTGTCGCAGGGGCAGAGGCAGTTGCTGGCCATTGCCCGCGCAGCGGCGGCCGATCCGCCGGTGCTGGTCCTGGACGAGGCCACCAGTTCGATCGATACGCGCACTGAGCGGTTGATCGAGAAGGGGCTGGACGCGCTGATGGCGGACCGGACGGTGTTTGTCATTGCGCACCGGTTGTCGACGGTGCGGAACGCCGACGCGATTATTGTGATTGAGAATGGCGAGATTATCGAGCGCGGCAGTCACGAGGATCTGCTGGCGCAGAAGGGGCGGTATTACCGGTTGTACACGGGGCAGTACGAGTTGGAGTAG